TGCGTCGGGGTTGACACCGAACCCATGGCGAGTCGTTCGGCCAGCCAACGGTTGGAAACCGAGGTCCGTTTTTTCATTACCGCTGCCAACAGGCACTTTTCCCGCGACATTTTCGGCCGGGGAAGGGCTCCGAGGTCAATCCCGGCGACCGTCGCCGCCTGAACGAGTTCCTCCTCCCAAACCATCATCCGCTCCTCAATCAAGGACTTCGGCTCCAATCCTTCGAAACGAACCCGGTCCAATTGCGCCCCCTTCGCCTTCGCTTCATCCCGCATCGCCTTGCGAAACTCCTTCGATCCCTTACACCAGCCCCGGCTCATCTGGGCCTCTGCCAGTTTCTTCTTTTCCAAATCATCCTCTGCCAGCCAAACCAAGTAATCCCGATACCGATTCCACCCAGTCCGATTGTCGCCTAGACCCCCCGAGTCGGATAATACCGTTGAGAAATCCAACCATTCGGGACGCTTCCTTTTTTCGATGCGAAAAAAGCTGCTCCAGCGATACTCCCCAAGGTTTTCCGCCGAAACGATCCCCGCACGAACCGGATTCAGGTGAATGTAGTGGCAAACCTGCGCGAATACATGCCCGGGCTCCACAACAATCCCCTTGTAACGCCCCTGAAACGGACGCCCCGTCCAGTTCCGAAAACGATTGAACCGACGAATCCACGTCCCCTGCAACCATTTCATCCCCTCGCTTAAATTCGGTTCGCCAAGCTCCACAGCAAGATGAAAGTGATTGCTCATGATGACATAGGCGTTCACCCGCCAACCAAAACGCTCCGCGGCCTCCCCTAACACACGTTCAAAGGCCTCCGCTGCTCCCTTCCCCGAAAAAATCCTCTGACGATAGTTGCCGCGGTTCAAGACGTGATAACATCCTCCCGCATACTCTACTCTCAGGGGCCTCGCCATGAACCATGAGCCAACGTACCCACTGACTATTTGTCAATAATCAAGACCTGACGTCGTTTGGGTGTCCTTCAAGACCTGACGTCGTTTGGGTGTCCTCTTTTTCTGAGGTTGTTCTTGGAGCCCCGGTAGTGCGGTTGCCAAAGCAACGCCGTAAGCCTTTAGGATCCGCCTCGCGCTAGTTCCGGCGAGGAAGCGTCTTCCCTTCGATCCATTGCCCCATGGTATTGATCACGTGGGGAATTGCGGGTTGAGCAAACTCATTGCGGTTGATCGCGGCCACGACCATATCCACGGCTTTGGTTCCCATGAACTCGGGACATTGGCTGATCTGGGTAATCTCGGGTTGGTCCCAGATGTCGATCAGGTGCAGATAACCGGTTTCCTCGGGAATCAGAATTCCGGCTTGGACCAGAAGTTGGTAGACGGGAATGCTGAATATGGGGGAAATCACCGCATCGAGCTTTTCCCGTTGGATCCAGCGAGCGATCTGGTTCGCATCGTTGGCATCCAAGTGGCCTCCCGGCGTGATCGATTCAGCAAAATAGATGTCGGTCTTCACGTGTTCCCGATAGGCGGCAAAGGCTCCTGAGTAGAGGAAACGTCCGAGGCGGTTTACATATTCCGTTTGGACCAATCCGATCCTTCGATACCCCCGACGAACCACTTCATCGAATGCGTAGAAGCACATGGAGTAGATGTCGCTGGCCACTCGGGGAATCGGGTTGGAGAGTGTGTGTCCGAGTGCGGCCACTGCAAATCCGTCGAAATCGAAATCAATCGTTGAGAATCCGTCCGGTGCCGGCATGAGAATGATGCCTCGAACCCCGCGGGTGAGGAGGATTTCCCGAAGACGAGCAGGCGGAATCTCTTGGGGGGAGTAGGGGACGGGCT
This DNA window, taken from Puniceicoccus vermicola, encodes the following:
- a CDS encoding transposase, with product MARPLRVEYAGGCYHVLNRGNYRQRIFSGKGAAEAFERVLGEAAERFGWRVNAYVIMSNHFHLAVELGEPNLSEGMKWLQGTWIRRFNRFRNWTGRPFQGRYKGIVVEPGHVFAQVCHYIHLNPVRAGIVSAENLGEYRWSSFFRIEKRKRPEWLDFSTVLSDSGGLGDNRTGWNRYRDYLVWLAEDDLEKKKLAEAQMSRGWCKGSKEFRKAMRDEAKAKGAQLDRVRFEGLEPKSLIEERMMVWEEELVQAATVAGIDLGALPRPKMSREKCLLAAVMKKRTSVSNRWLAERLAMGSVSTPTQAAKRASENPGVRKEIERIEKALE
- a CDS encoding LacI family DNA-binding transcriptional regulator: MSPSSGKVTMKDIAEAAGVSLMTVSRCLKNNPRQSPTTRKQVQQIARELGYTPHPYLSALMSNLAQKRGNSPAANLAVLHFNPGADLKRHAYFRGILARAADLGYNIEPVPYSPQEIPPARLREILLTRGVRGIILMPAPDGFSTIDFDFDGFAVAALGHTLSNPIPRVASDIYSMCFYAFDEVVRRGYRRIGLVQTEYVNRLGRFLYSGAFAAYREHVKTDIYFAESITPGGHLDANDANQIARWIQREKLDAVISPIFSIPVYQLLVQAGILIPEETGYLHLIDIWDQPEITQISQCPEFMGTKAVDMVVAAINRNEFAQPAIPHVINTMGQWIEGKTLPRRN